One window of Halonatronomonas betaini genomic DNA carries:
- the polA gene encoding DNA polymerase I, which translates to MTERLFLLDGHSLVHRAFYALPLLTNSDGDYTNAAFGFARMFFSLMDNESPDLLSVAFDLEGPTFRHDEYEEYKAGRKKMPDELRPQFDIVRDFLKVLNVPIFEKETYEADDLIGTLAKQAADNGYDVVIVTGDRDALQLVDENINVMYTRKGMSDLVVYDLEKIREDYELEPEQLVDMKGLMGDSSDNIPGVPGIGEKTATKLLKEFDDMETILNNIDKVSGKKRKENLRKYTEQAVMSKKLGEIDTDAPIDFNEDKCRWGGFDEGEVYEFLSEFEFNSLLKRFASDRKILDEDNFEIKELSSQSEITNLIERAKEQGEVNLAAYLDNYDKPMQSNAEIIVSIDTDNVYIIKDISSLEVLFSNSSIKFNLIHGKEALICLRKNGFNLGNIDFDLLLARYLLKPSGKEPELKEILIDELGVEVSEDLSEKELIALSLINLETLKSNLLEQLQKDSLLELFKEIELPLLQPLAEMEYNGIKLDCDYLYSLSDKWDETINYIVEKAHELADEEFNLNSPKQVGEILFEKLGLPVIKRTKTGYSTSMSVLEKLEDKHPIVPLITEYRHWSKLKSTYLDALPPLVNPDTERIHTSFNQMVTSTGRLSSTNPNLQNIPIRSEEGREIRKAFVPGKEGWVLLAADYSQIELRVLAEISQDESLLKTYKESGDIHTETASKIFEVERDSVTDNMRRKAKVINFGIAYGMSAYRLADDLDISRKEAEEYINRYFNRFSGVKKYMDDIVKEAKNKGYVRTLLNRIRYIPEINSSNYHRRSFAERTAINTPIQGTAADIMKLAMNRVYQALKSNDYQANLLLQVHDELVIELPESELKEVAHIVKKEMEAAYSLDVPLIADLEVGENWKEKEEYEVDDNA; encoded by the coding sequence TTGACTGAAAGATTATTTCTTTTAGACGGACATAGCTTAGTCCATAGAGCATTTTATGCACTGCCTTTATTAACAAATTCCGACGGAGATTATACAAATGCAGCATTTGGGTTTGCACGAATGTTTTTCTCATTAATGGATAATGAGTCCCCCGATCTTTTATCCGTTGCCTTTGATCTTGAAGGTCCAACATTTAGGCATGATGAATATGAAGAGTATAAAGCTGGTCGGAAAAAAATGCCTGATGAGCTTAGACCACAATTTGATATAGTTAGAGATTTTTTAAAAGTATTAAATGTACCTATATTTGAGAAAGAAACTTATGAAGCAGATGATTTAATAGGTACATTAGCAAAACAGGCAGCAGATAATGGTTACGATGTTGTCATTGTTACTGGTGATAGAGATGCATTGCAATTGGTAGATGAAAATATAAATGTCATGTATACCAGGAAGGGTATGAGTGATCTTGTTGTTTATGATCTTGAAAAAATAAGAGAGGATTATGAATTAGAACCAGAACAATTAGTTGATATGAAAGGATTAATGGGGGATAGTTCAGATAATATCCCAGGTGTTCCAGGTATAGGTGAAAAAACTGCTACTAAACTGCTAAAAGAATTTGATGATATGGAAACCATACTAAATAATATAGATAAAGTTTCAGGGAAAAAACGTAAAGAAAACTTAAGAAAGTATACTGAACAGGCAGTAATGAGTAAAAAGTTAGGAGAAATAGATACAGATGCTCCAATTGATTTTAATGAAGATAAATGTCGCTGGGGAGGTTTTGATGAAGGCGAGGTATATGAATTTTTATCTGAATTTGAGTTTAACTCCCTTTTAAAAAGATTTGCTTCAGATCGCAAAATTTTAGATGAAGATAATTTTGAAATAAAAGAACTTTCAAGTCAATCAGAAATAACTAATTTAATTGAAAGAGCAAAAGAACAAGGAGAAGTAAATTTAGCTGCTTATTTGGATAACTATGACAAACCAATGCAGAGTAATGCTGAAATCATTGTATCAATTGATACTGATAATGTATATATAATAAAAGATATAAGCTCTTTAGAAGTACTTTTTTCTAATAGTAGTATCAAATTTAATTTAATTCATGGGAAAGAAGCTTTAATCTGTTTGAGAAAAAATGGATTCAATTTAGGAAATATAGATTTTGATCTTCTTCTTGCCAGATATTTGTTAAAGCCATCAGGTAAAGAACCAGAATTAAAGGAGATTTTAATTGATGAATTAGGAGTAGAAGTATCAGAGGATCTATCTGAAAAAGAATTAATAGCGTTATCTTTAATTAATTTAGAAACTTTAAAATCTAACCTTTTAGAACAACTTCAGAAAGACAGCTTGCTTGAATTATTTAAAGAAATTGAATTACCTCTGTTACAGCCATTGGCTGAAATGGAGTATAATGGTATTAAACTTGACTGTGATTATCTCTATAGCTTATCAGATAAGTGGGATGAAACCATCAACTATATTGTTGAAAAAGCACATGAGCTTGCTGATGAGGAATTTAATTTAAACTCACCCAAGCAGGTAGGAGAAATATTATTTGAGAAACTTGGACTGCCTGTAATTAAAAGGACTAAGACAGGTTATTCAACCAGCATGTCAGTTTTAGAAAAACTTGAAGACAAACATCCTATAGTTCCCTTAATTACAGAATATAGACACTGGTCTAAGTTGAAATCCACCTATTTAGATGCTTTACCACCACTGGTTAACCCAGATACTGAAAGAATTCATACAAGTTTTAATCAGATGGTGACATCCACAGGTAGATTAAGTAGTACAAACCCTAATCTTCAAAATATCCCAATTAGAAGTGAAGAGGGTCGTGAAATCAGAAAAGCCTTTGTGCCAGGTAAAGAAGGGTGGGTTTTATTAGCAGCTGATTACTCTCAGATTGAACTTAGAGTTCTTGCAGAGATTAGTCAGGATGAGAGTTTATTGAAGACCTATAAAGAATCAGGTGATATTCACACAGAAACAGCAAGCAAGATTTTTGAAGTTGAAAGAGATTCAGTCACCGACAACATGAGAAGGAAGGCAAAAGTTATTAATTTTGGTATTGCCTATGGCATGAGTGCATATAGACTTGCTGATGACCTTGATATTTCAAGAAAAGAAGCTGAAGAATACATCAATAGGTATTTTAATAGGTTTTCTGGAGTAAAAAAATATATGGATGATATAGTAAAAGAAGCAAAAAATAAAGGTTATGTCAGAACTCTTTTAAATAGGATAAGATATATCCCAGAGATTAATAGCTCTAATTACCATAGAAGGTCTTTTGCTGAAAGAACAGCTATTAATACTCCTATTCAGGGAACTGCAGCAGATATTATGAAACTTGCTATGAATAGAGTCTATCAGGCACTTAAATCTAATGATTATCAGGCTAACTTATTACTTCAGGTTCATGATGAATTAGTAATTGAATTACCTGAATCAGAATTAAAAGAAGTAGCTCATATTGTAAAAAAAGAAATGGAAGCAGCTTATAGTTTAGATGTTCCTTTAATTGCAGATTTAGAAGTAGGAGAAAATTGGAAAGAAAAAGAAGAATATGAGGTTGATGACAATGCCTGA
- the mutM gene encoding bifunctional DNA-formamidopyrimidine glycosylase/DNA-(apurinic or apyrimidinic site) lyase: MPELPEVETIVQGLKAPLCNRKINNVFVRDGRIVGHPDSPKTFKKNLEGEKIVSLGRRGKYIIIEITNGKLLIIHLRMTGQLLIKGREEKIDKHTHIIIQLDNETDLRFNNVRKFGRMYLINPDKPEQAGGFAKLGPEPLTEEFTPAKLKEIIKGRTTSIKNILLNQQLIAGIGNIYCDEALFRSGIKPDRPADKLTDEEIEKLHHEINNVIAAGIKYNGTTFSDYVNALGEEGSFQKELMVYNRFGENCHHCDCQIEKNKVAGRSSHYCPNCQQ, encoded by the coding sequence ATGCCTGAATTACCAGAAGTGGAAACAATTGTCCAGGGACTTAAAGCCCCTCTTTGTAACAGAAAAATAAATAATGTTTTTGTAAGAGATGGAAGAATTGTAGGTCATCCTGATAGCCCTAAAACCTTCAAGAAAAACTTAGAAGGAGAAAAAATAGTTTCACTCGGAAGACGAGGAAAGTATATTATTATAGAAATTACAAATGGGAAGTTGTTGATTATCCATTTAAGAATGACCGGTCAATTATTAATAAAAGGCCGAGAAGAAAAAATAGACAAACATACTCATATAATTATACAATTAGACAATGAAACTGATTTAAGATTTAATAATGTCCGTAAATTTGGTAGGATGTATTTAATAAACCCTGATAAACCTGAACAGGCAGGTGGTTTTGCTAAATTAGGTCCTGAACCATTAACAGAGGAATTTACACCTGCTAAATTAAAAGAAATAATTAAAGGTAGAACTACTTCAATAAAGAATATATTACTTAATCAGCAACTTATTGCAGGCATAGGTAATATATATTGTGATGAAGCTCTTTTTAGGTCAGGAATAAAGCCTGATCGTCCTGCAGATAAACTGACTGATGAAGAAATTGAGAAATTGCATCATGAAATAAATAATGTAATTGCTGCTGGAATTAAATATAATGGGACTACATTTAGTGATTATGTTAATGCCCTTGGGGAAGAAGGTAGTTTTCAGAAGGAGTTGATGGTATATAATCGTTTCGGTGAAAATTGCCATCATTGTGATTGCCAGATTGAAAAAAATAAAGTTGCTGGTCGATCCTCTCATTATTGTCCTAACTGCCAGCAATAA
- the coaE gene encoding dephospho-CoA kinase (Dephospho-CoA kinase (CoaE) performs the final step in coenzyme A biosynthesis.): protein MALGLTGGIASGKTTAANFLESLGAKIIDADKIAHKIMKPEGSAYSDVVQFFGNNILNEDGSIDRKKLGEIVFNNSELRQKLEKITHPIIVREIKNRLINETDSNTIIVAPLLFEVGLDDLVDQVWVIYCSRETQIKRLKDRDNIARKAALARIDAQMPLDKKIKKADLAIENEGSIDDLKDKLREAWEKWQKGDKYES from the coding sequence ATGGCTTTAGGTTTAACAGGTGGAATTGCATCAGGAAAAACAACTGCAGCTAATTTTTTAGAAAGTTTAGGTGCTAAAATAATAGATGCAGATAAGATCGCTCATAAAATAATGAAACCAGAGGGATCAGCTTATAGCGATGTCGTTCAGTTTTTCGGTAATAATATTTTGAATGAAGATGGCAGCATAGACAGGAAAAAACTAGGTGAAATAGTCTTTAATAATTCAGAACTCAGACAGAAATTAGAAAAAATAACTCACCCGATAATAGTAAGAGAAATTAAAAATAGACTTATAAATGAAACTGATAGTAATACAATTATTGTTGCTCCTTTATTATTTGAAGTTGGATTAGATGATCTTGTAGATCAGGTCTGGGTTATTTATTGTAGTAGGGAAACTCAAATAAAAAGGCTTAAGGACAGAGATAATATAGCAAGGAAAGCAGCTTTAGCAAGAATAGATGCTCAAATGCCATTAGACAAAAAAATTAAGAAAGCTGACCTGGCTATAGAAAATGAGGGCTCAATTGATGATTTAAAAGATAAATTAAGAGAAGCCTGGGAGAAATGGCAAAAGGGGGATAAATATGAGTCATAG
- a CDS encoding methylglyoxal synthase, translated as MSHRVALIAHDKKKSNLIELTKRYREELSKCRLIATGTTGKRLIEETKLEVERVNSGPLGGDQMIGAEIAKELIDAVIFLRDPLTAQPHEPDVSALLRVCDVHNVPLATNIASAELLINSMLVDD; from the coding sequence ATGAGTCATAGAGTAGCTTTAATTGCCCATGATAAGAAAAAATCTAATCTTATTGAATTGACAAAAAGGTACAGAGAAGAATTATCAAAATGTAGGTTGATTGCTACAGGGACCACAGGGAAAAGATTAATAGAAGAGACAAAACTTGAAGTTGAAAGGGTTAATTCAGGACCTCTTGGTGGAGATCAGATGATTGGAGCTGAAATTGCTAAAGAACTAATAGATGCCGTAATATTTTTACGAGACCCATTAACTGCTCAACCACATGAGCCTGATGTGTCGGCTCTTTTAAGGGTATGTGATGTTCATAATGTTCCATTAGCTACTAATATTGCAAGTGCTGAATTATTAATAAATTCAATGCTGGTAGATGATTAA
- a CDS encoding ABC transporter ATP-binding protein, producing MEKQDNLIEVNNLKTHFFTEEGVVKAVDGVDFSIKPGETVGIVGESGCGKSVTSLSIMRLVESPPGRIVDGEILFEGKDLTKLSEKEMRKIRGNDISMIFQEPMTSLNPVYTVGDQITEALVLHKNISKKEAKSQAVEMLRKVGIPLPEQRVDEYPHQLSGGMRQRVMIAMALSCDPKLLIADEPTTALDVTIQAQILDLMNDLKKEFGMAIMMITHDLGVIAEVSDRIAVMYAGKIVEYADSEELFANPSNPYTWGLLKSIPLLHKDIEKLFAIPGNVPSPLDFPDGCKFNSRCFLAEDKCYEEEPPLHEVKDGHVSRCWFIDKLEEHKKQVQEDESA from the coding sequence TTGGAAAAGCAAGATAATTTAATTGAGGTAAATAATCTCAAAACTCATTTCTTTACTGAAGAAGGTGTTGTCAAGGCTGTTGATGGTGTTGATTTTTCAATTAAGCCTGGCGAAACAGTAGGTATTGTAGGTGAGTCTGGTTGTGGTAAAAGTGTTACATCTCTATCAATTATGAGATTAGTAGAATCTCCTCCTGGCAGGATTGTTGATGGAGAGATTTTATTTGAAGGTAAAGATTTAACAAAATTAAGTGAAAAAGAAATGAGAAAGATCAGAGGTAATGATATTTCTATGATTTTTCAGGAACCTATGACTTCTTTGAATCCAGTTTACACTGTTGGAGATCAGATTACAGAAGCATTGGTTCTTCATAAAAACATATCAAAAAAAGAAGCTAAGAGTCAGGCAGTCGAAATGCTAAGGAAAGTAGGTATTCCTCTTCCTGAACAGAGAGTAGACGAATATCCTCACCAGTTAAGTGGAGGAATGCGTCAGCGTGTTATGATTGCTATGGCTTTATCATGTGATCCTAAATTATTAATAGCTGATGAACCAACTACAGCGCTAGATGTTACTATTCAGGCTCAGATTCTGGATCTTATGAATGACCTTAAAAAAGAATTTGGTATGGCAATAATGATGATCACTCATGATTTAGGAGTTATTGCTGAAGTTTCAGATAGAATAGCAGTAATGTATGCAGGCAAAATAGTTGAATATGCTGATTCAGAAGAACTATTTGCAAACCCATCAAATCCATATACCTGGGGACTTTTAAAATCTATTCCTCTGTTACATAAGGATATAGAAAAATTATTTGCAATTCCAGGTAATGTACCTAGTCCGCTTGATTTCCCTGATGGTTGTAAATTTAATTCCCGTTGTTTCCTTGCTGAGGATAAGTGTTATGAAGAAGAGCCACCATTACATGAAGTAAAAGATGGCCATGTATCCCGTTGTTGGTTTATTGATAAATTAGAAGAACATAAAAAGCAGGTTCAGGAAGATGAATCCGCTTAA
- a CDS encoding ABC transporter ATP-binding protein → MAVEKENLLEVKNLKKYFPVKAGVFRRTVGHVKAVDDVSFNIKSGETLGLVGESGCGKSTTGRTILRLLEATDGEVIFDGKNIHQLDKKDMRSVRRQMQIIFQDPYASLNPRMTVADIIGEPMDIHNLAENKKERNKKVEELLERVGLLADHMKRYPHEFSGGQRQRIGVARALAVNPHLIICDEPVSALDVSIQAQVINLMEELQDDFDLTYLFIAHDLSVVKHISDRIAVMYLGKIVELADKRELFDNTLHPYTRSLLSAIPVADPTYEKERIILEGDVPSPVDPPSGCRFHPRCPEAIDICSEVEPEFKDYGGGHMSACHVTDQEHEAVNDK, encoded by the coding sequence TTGGCAGTAGAAAAGGAAAATCTGCTAGAAGTAAAAAATTTAAAAAAGTATTTCCCGGTAAAAGCCGGTGTTTTTCGTAGAACTGTTGGTCATGTAAAAGCGGTGGATGATGTAAGTTTTAATATAAAATCAGGAGAAACTCTTGGTCTTGTAGGTGAATCTGGTTGTGGTAAATCCACTACAGGTAGAACTATTTTACGTCTTTTAGAAGCAACTGATGGAGAAGTTATATTTGATGGGAAAAACATTCATCAATTAGATAAAAAGGATATGAGAAGTGTTCGTCGTCAGATGCAGATAATCTTTCAGGATCCATATGCTTCATTAAATCCAAGAATGACTGTTGCTGATATTATTGGTGAACCAATGGATATTCATAATCTTGCTGAAAATAAGAAAGAAAGAAATAAAAAAGTTGAGGAGTTACTTGAAAGGGTAGGTCTTTTAGCAGATCACATGAAAAGGTACCCTCATGAGTTTTCTGGCGGGCAGCGTCAGAGAATTGGTGTAGCGAGAGCTCTAGCAGTAAATCCTCATTTAATAATTTGTGATGAGCCTGTTTCAGCTCTTGATGTATCTATTCAGGCCCAGGTAATTAATCTGATGGAAGAGCTACAGGATGATTTTGATTTAACCTATCTATTTATTGCTCATGACTTAAGTGTTGTTAAGCATATAAGTGATAGGATAGCTGTTATGTATCTAGGAAAAATAGTGGAGTTGGCAGATAAAAGAGAATTGTTTGATAATACCTTGCATCCATATACAAGGTCATTATTATCAGCTATTCCTGTTGCTGATCCTACTTATGAGAAAGAGAGGATAATTCTTGAAGGTGATGTACCAAGTCCTGTAGATCCTCCTTCAGGTTGTAGATTCCATCCTCGTTGTCCAGAAGCTATTGATATTTGTAGCGAAGTTGAACCAGAATTTAAAGATTATGGTGGAGGACATATGTCAGCCTGTCATGTAACTGATCAGGAACATGAAGCTGTAAATGATAAATAA
- the hflX gene encoding GTPase HflX yields MYKINGGINIKKDHFSTGITEDQVLLVGEKNENIEELKELTLTAGGNIKGYIKYRKDNVNPAHYVGTGKLNQIKNFVLNQNINLIIFDCELTPAQLRNLEEELEIRVIDRTQLILDIFSLHAKTKESKLQVEKAQLEYMLSRLTGKGEEMSRLAGGIGTRGPGESKLETDRRRINKRIHRLKNELEEIKKTRDVQRQDRKDPIIALAGYTNAGKSTLLNQLTEADKLVADQLFATLDSTMRNFELPGGKSAIISDTVGFIRDLPHGLIASFRATLEEINQADIIIHLVDGSSDDIDKKMNTVKNVLADITEEEKEEILVFNKIDLLNAEKEQFLRSCYPDAIFISAKTGKNINDLLEKIQEIVYRDFKTIAGVIGYEDANLIEKLHNNGEVEKEEYIQEGIYIKAYAPKSLAEKINKKIKKPS; encoded by the coding sequence ATGTATAAAATAAATGGAGGGATTAATATTAAAAAAGATCATTTTTCTACTGGTATAACTGAAGATCAAGTGCTTCTTGTTGGAGAAAAAAATGAAAACATTGAAGAATTGAAAGAATTAACTTTAACTGCTGGTGGAAATATCAAGGGATATATTAAGTACAGAAAAGATAATGTTAATCCAGCTCACTATGTAGGTACTGGAAAGTTAAACCAAATTAAAAACTTTGTATTAAATCAAAATATAAATCTGATAATTTTTGATTGCGAACTAACTCCAGCTCAATTAAGAAATTTAGAAGAAGAATTAGAAATAAGGGTTATTGATAGAACTCAATTAATTTTGGATATATTTTCACTCCATGCCAAAACTAAAGAAAGTAAATTACAGGTAGAAAAAGCTCAGTTGGAATATATGCTTTCTCGTCTGACTGGTAAAGGGGAAGAAATGTCCCGTCTTGCTGGTGGAATTGGAACGAGAGGACCAGGTGAATCTAAATTAGAAACTGACAGAAGAAGAATTAACAAGCGGATTCACAGATTAAAAAATGAATTAGAAGAAATTAAAAAAACCAGGGATGTTCAACGCCAGGATAGAAAAGATCCTATAATAGCTTTAGCTGGCTATACAAATGCAGGAAAATCCACATTATTAAATCAATTAACAGAAGCTGATAAATTAGTTGCTGATCAATTATTTGCAACATTAGATTCGACTATGAGAAATTTTGAATTGCCTGGTGGTAAATCAGCAATAATTTCTGATACAGTTGGTTTCATTAGAGACCTGCCACATGGCTTAATAGCATCATTCAGAGCAACTCTTGAGGAGATTAACCAGGCTGATATCATCATTCACCTTGTGGATGGATCTTCAGATGATATTGATAAAAAAATGAATACAGTTAAAAATGTTCTTGCTGATATAACTGAAGAAGAAAAAGAAGAAATTCTTGTTTTTAACAAAATTGATCTTTTAAATGCTGAAAAAGAACAATTTTTAAGAAGTTGCTATCCAGATGCTATATTTATATCTGCTAAAACCGGTAAAAATATAAATGATTTATTAGAGAAAATACAGGAAATAGTCTATAGAGACTTTAAGACAATCGCTGGTGTAATAGGTTATGAAGATGCAAATTTAATAGAGAAACTCCATAATAATGGGGAAGTAGAAAAAGAAGAATATATACAAGAAGGTATATATATTAAAGCCTATGCCCCTAAATCTTTAGCAGAAAAGATAAATAAAAAGATAAAAAAGCCCTCTTAA
- a CDS encoding metal-sensitive transcriptional regulator has translation MSSLQSEDKKALLNRLSRIEGQVRGLARMIEEDKYCIDILTQIAASRGALKNVGLKVLQRHVEGCVSNAIKDGNTEDVVPELLDTVNRFVD, from the coding sequence ATGAGCTCATTACAAAGTGAAGATAAAAAAGCATTATTAAATCGTTTAAGTCGTATAGAAGGACAGGTAAGAGGTTTAGCCAGAATGATAGAAGAAGATAAGTATTGTATTGATATTTTAACTCAGATAGCAGCTAGCAGAGGGGCCTTAAAGAATGTTGGTTTGAAGGTATTACAGCGTCATGTTGAGGGCTGTGTTAGTAATGCTATTAAAGATGGTAATACCGAAGATGTAGTTCCAGAATTATTAGATACAGTTAATCGCTTTGTTGATTAG
- a CDS encoding peptidoglycan DD-metalloendopeptidase family protein, whose amino-acid sequence MSKKQLALVCLIFVFLLGIQSSPIINEIGAQIQEDSELIYEDTASPLSLLNFNFLNSSDQVKNDIDYISSNAFPVNSYNNRTDFVIGEKELSWQKEDSDRNINLADEATEKFDRQLEERLEEITGVGFIQAVNKDYSNYNLLSDIKTHVVKPGESLWTIASKHNINIDTLIGANDINDMNQIMPGDELTILPVRGIMYRIGPGDSFKDLVSKYNLDKEEVKQANNIRNPENISQGKNIILPGAEPEFGYQDRLNQMFVRPVEGRISSPFGPRWGSHHDGKDYAVPIGTPVKAAGGGRVVYVGWSSGYGNTVILQHQEGMRTLYAHLNSFNVSSGQRVNRGQVIARSGNTGRSTGPHLHFEVRVNGRPVDPAGYLR is encoded by the coding sequence ATGTCAAAAAAACAATTGGCTCTGGTATGTTTAATTTTTGTTTTCTTGCTGGGGATTCAATCCAGTCCCATAATTAATGAAATTGGAGCTCAAATTCAGGAGGATTCTGAGTTAATCTATGAAGATACTGCTTCCCCTTTATCTTTATTAAATTTTAACTTTTTAAATTCATCTGACCAGGTTAAGAATGATATTGATTACATAAGTTCAAATGCTTTTCCAGTAAATTCTTATAATAATAGGACAGATTTTGTTATAGGCGAAAAAGAGTTATCCTGGCAAAAAGAAGATTCAGATAGAAATATTAATTTAGCTGATGAAGCTACTGAAAAATTTGATCGTCAACTTGAGGAAAGACTTGAAGAAATAACGGGTGTAGGATTTATCCAGGCAGTAAATAAAGACTATAGTAATTATAACTTATTATCTGATATTAAAACCCATGTTGTTAAGCCAGGAGAAAGTCTTTGGACTATAGCAAGTAAACATAACATAAATATTGATACATTAATAGGTGCAAATGATATAAATGATATGAATCAAATAATGCCAGGTGACGAATTAACAATACTTCCTGTAAGAGGTATAATGTACAGGATAGGGCCTGGAGATTCTTTTAAAGATTTAGTTTCAAAATATAATTTAGATAAAGAAGAAGTTAAACAGGCTAATAACATCAGAAATCCAGAAAATATATCTCAAGGTAAAAACATAATATTACCAGGTGCAGAACCAGAATTTGGTTATCAGGATAGATTGAATCAAATGTTTGTTAGACCAGTTGAAGGGAGAATAAGTAGTCCTTTTGGTCCTCGCTGGGGAAGCCATCATGACGGTAAAGATTATGCAGTACCTATAGGTACACCTGTAAAAGCAGCTGGTGGCGGAAGGGTAGTTTATGTGGGTTGGTCATCTGGATATGGTAATACAGTTATTTTGCAACATCAGGAAGGAATGAGAACACTCTATGCTCATTTAAATTCCTTTAATGTTAGCTCAGGACAAAGAGTTAATAGGGGGCAGGTTATTGCTCGCTCAGGAAATACAGGTCGCTCAACTGGTCCGCATCTTCATTTTGAAGTTAGAGTCAATGGAAGACCAGTTGATCCTGCCGGATATTTAAGGTAA
- a CDS encoding LacI family DNA-binding transcriptional regulator, which translates to MKKVTIKDVAKEAEVSPSTVSRVISDSPNISKSTKDKVRFIMDEMGYYPNAIARSLVKQKTRSIGLVMSRPTDRALANPFFSGVIQGIAAVAQEKNYSLLLTAADNYEDEYQEALKQLKVGRVDGLVLLASRINDDLIKQLLKNNYPFVLIGRSQEYQSIPRVDNDNYKAAYDLIIKLIQSGYKEFSILAGHKDYVFTGDRLKGVIDALKENDLSLDPDRIEFTDFTFESAEKSAYRILSNHNTDALIAFDDLLGMAAVQTAESLGFSVPDQIGIVGFNDHTLVSYLKPSLTTVKIPIVDMGERAISMLIKMLENTSYNGEEKIIPTEIIERESLKFK; encoded by the coding sequence ATGAAGAAGGTTACTATAAAAGATGTAGCAAAAGAGGCTGAAGTTTCTCCTTCAACAGTTTCCAGGGTAATTAGTGATAGTCCCAATATAAGTAAATCAACTAAAGATAAAGTAAGATTTATAATGGATGAAATGGGGTATTATCCTAATGCGATTGCGAGAAGTCTTGTAAAACAAAAGACTAGATCTATTGGTCTTGTTATGTCTAGACCAACTGATAGAGCCCTGGCAAATCCTTTTTTCTCAGGGGTAATTCAGGGGATAGCAGCAGTAGCCCAGGAGAAAAATTATAGCCTACTATTAACAGCAGCAGATAATTATGAAGATGAGTATCAAGAGGCATTAAAACAATTAAAAGTTGGTAGAGTTGATGGACTAGTACTTTTAGCTTCTAGAATTAATGATGATCTTATTAAACAGTTGCTTAAAAATAATTATCCATTTGTTTTAATTGGTAGAAGTCAAGAATATCAATCGATTCCCAGGGTAGATAATGATAACTACAAAGCTGCATATGATCTTATTATAAAATTAATTCAATCTGGCTATAAAGAGTTTTCAATTCTTGCAGGCCATAAAGATTATGTATTTACTGGCGATAGGCTTAAAGGAGTAATAGATGCTCTTAAAGAAAACGATTTGAGCTTAGACCCTGATAGAATAGAATTTACAGATTTCACATTTGAATCAGCAGAAAAATCTGCTTATAGGATTTTATCTAATCATAATACAGATGCATTAATTGCATTTGACGATTTACTTGGTATGGCAGCAGTTCAAACTGCTGAAAGTCTTGGTTTCTCTGTTCCAGACCAAATTGGTATTGTAGGCTTTAATGACCATACACTGGTTTCATATTTAAAACCATCATTAACTACTGTAAAAATTCCAATAGTTGATATGGGTGAAAGAGCAATATCTATGTTAATCAAAATGCTTGAAAATACATCTTATAATGGTGAAGAAAAAATAATACCTACTGAAATAATTGAGAGGGAATCATTAAAATTCAAATAG